From the genome of Cystobacter fuscus DSM 2262:
GCATCACCTTCAAGAGCCTCCGCGACAACAACGTCGTCACCGAGGCGCTCGCCCAGACGAAGCAGTCGCCCGAGGCCCGCGAGGTACTCGGCGAGCCCATCGAGGCGGACTGGAAGATCCAGGGCTCGCTCTCCACCACGAATGGCCAGGGCTCGGCCCAGCTGGCCATTCCCGTGCGCGGCCCCAAGGCCGAGGGCACCCTCCACGTGGAGGCCTACAAGCGCGACGCGGACACGTGGACCTTCACCACGCTCGAGCTCGACGTGCCCGACCACCCGGAGATCAACCTGCTGGGCGACTCGCCCTCGGCGCCTCCGGGCACCGTGCCCGCCCGTCCGGACCTTCCCGACGTGGAGCCCCTGCCCGACGAGGAGGAGATGCAGGAGGAGCCCCCCGCGCCCGACGACAAGGACGTCGAGCTGTAGCCTCCCCCGCAACGCCGAAGGGGCGGCCGCGAGGGAACACCCCCCGCCACCGCCCCTCCGTGGAAGGCCCGGACCCGCGAGGGCCCGGACCTCATACCGCTCCGAGGACTACTTGGCCTTGTGCACGGCCTCGCGCAGCGCGGGCAGGACCTTGAAGAGATCCTCCACCAGCCCGTAGTCCGCCACCTGGAAGATGGGGGCCTCCGGGTCCTTGTTGATGGCGACGATCGTCTTGGAGCTCTTCATGCCGGCCAGGTGCTGGATGGCGCCGCTGATGCCCGCGGCGATGTAGAGCTGGGGCGCGACCACCTTGCCCGTCTGGCCAATCTGCAGGTCGTTGGGCACCCAGCCGGCGTCACACACCGCGCGGGACGCACCCACCGCGGCGTTGAGCTCGTCGGCCAGCGCCTCGATCTCCTTGAAGTCGCCCTTGGTGCCACGACCACCGGAGACCACCACGCGCGCCTCGGTCAGCTCGGGCCGCGCGCTCTTGACCTCCTTGAAGTCCACGAACTTCGTCTTGCCGCCCTCCACCTTGGGGGAGAACGTCTTGACCTCGGCGGCGCCCTGGCCCCCGGCGGCGGCCGGGAACTCGGTGGCGCGCAGGGTGAACACCTTCACCGGCGTGGCCAGCTTCACCTCGGCGAAGACGTTGCCGGCCCACATGGGACGCTGGAAGACGATGTCCGCGCCCGAGCCCCCGAAGCCCATGACGTCCGTGGCCATGGCGGCCTGCAGCCGGGCGGCCACGCGCGGCAGCAAGTCCTTGCCCTGGGCGGTGGACGCCGCGCCCACGAAGGAGGCGTTGAGGCTCTTGGCCAGCTCGGCGATGGCCGGGGCGTACGTCTCGGCCAGGTAGTGCTCGAACTCGGGGGCCGTGGCGGTGTGCACCACCTTGGCGCCCAGGCCCTTGAGCTCCTCGGTGACCTTGGACGGATCCTTGGAGAGCAGCACCAGGTGCAGCTCGGCGCCCGCCTTGTCCGCGAGCTGCTTGCCCGCGCCCACGGCGTTGAGGGTGGCCTTGCGCAGGTGGCCGTCCGGCTGCTGCTCCGCGACGATGAGAACGATCGACATGTTCGACTCCAATTCTTGTCGGAAGAAGGAAGGAAGGGGCCCGGACTACAGGGCCTTGGCCTCGTTGCGCAGCTTGTCCACCAGCGTCGCCACGTCCGGCACCTTGATGCCGGCCTTGCGCGCGGGAGGAGAGGCCATCTTGAGCACCTGCACCTTGGGGGTGACGTCCACGCCGAGCTTCTGCGGGGTCAGCTCCTCGATGGGCTTGCTCTTGGCCTTCATGATGCCCGGCAGGCTCGCGTAGCGCGGCAGGTTCAGGCGCAGGTCCGTGGTGACCACCGCGGGCAGCGTGCACTCGATGGTGGCGAGCCCGTTGTCCACCTCGCGCACCACGCGCACCGACTTGCCATCCGCGCTCACGTGCAGCGCCGGCGACTTGCTCTTCTCCTGCTCGCTCTCCAGCGACTCGACCTTGGAGGCGAACGTGGCCTGGCCCCAACCGAGGTACTCGGCCAGGTACTGGCCCACCTGGTTCTGGTCATCGTCGATGGACTGCTTGCCCAGGACGACCAGGTCCGGCTTCTCCTTGTCCGCCACCTTCTGCAGCAGCGCCGCCACGCCCATCTGATCCAACGTGCCCGTGTGGTTCACCCACACCGCGCGCGTGGCGCCCATGGCGAGCGCGTGCCGCAGCTGCTCCTGCACTTCCTTGCCGCCGATGGAGACCACCACCACCTCGCCGCCGTGCTTGGCCACGAGGCGCAGGGCCTCCTCCACCCCGATCTCATCGAAGGGATTGATCTTGTACTTGAGCCCTTCCTTCACGATGTCCGAACCGTCCGGCTTCACCTTGATCTTGGACTCGGGGTCTTCCACGCGCTTGGCGGTGACGAGGATCTTCACGGTCGTTCTTCTCCATTCCGAAGACGAAGAGCGGCTATCTCCCACTCGAAGAAGGCGGGGGCGTCATGTCGGATGACGCACCGCACTGGGGAGATAATCGAGGGCATTGATTTTCGCATCAACACCCCCAACCGGCAACCGGGAAGCGCGCGTGGACTGTAGGATTTCTTATCCGACGAGCCCTATTTGAACAGCTCCTTGGCGATGACGAGCCGCTGCACCTGGCTGGTGCCCTCGTAGATCTGGATGAGCTTGGCGTCGCGCATGAGCTTCTCGACCGGGTATTCCTTGATGTAGCCGTAACCGCCGTAGACCTGGACGGCGTCGGTGGCGACCTTCATGGCCATGTCGGCGGCGAAGCACTTGGCGTAGGAGGACAGGAGGGTGTTCTTCTGGCCCTGGTCGAGCAGCCAGGCGCTCTCGTGGCAGAGCAGGCGCGCGGCGTGGGTGTTCATGGCCATGTCGGCGAGCATGAACTGGATGGCCTGGTGCTCGCGGATGGGCTTGCCGAAGGTGCGGCGTTGGCTGGAGTACTCCAGGGAGTACTCGAGGGCGGCGCGGGCGATGCCCACGGACATGATGGCGGTGATGGGACGGCTGTTGTCGAGCGTCTCCATGGCGATGCGGAAGCCCTCGCCCTCCTCGCCGATGCGGTTGGCCACCGGCACGCGCACGTCCTCGAAGGTGAGGGTGACGGTGTCGCTGGCGCGCTGGCCCATCTTGTTCTCGTGCTTGCCGGGAGTCAGCCCCTTGGGACGGCCCTCCACCACGAAGCAGGTGATGCCCTTGTGCTTCCTGGCCTTGTCCACCGTGGCGAACACCGTGTACTGGTCCGCGTGGCCGCCGTTGGTGATGAAACACTTGGAGCCGTTGAGCACGTAGTGGTCGCCGTCACGCACGGCGGTGGTGCTCATGTTGGCCACGTCCGAGCCCGCCTCC
Proteins encoded in this window:
- a CDS encoding cytochrome c oxidase assembly factor Coa1 family protein, which translates into the protein MSTTSEGPMAPQKSWFSRNWAWFIPMGCLGLLLSCGCLGALIAGITFKSLRDNNVVTEALAQTKQSPEAREVLGEPIEADWKIQGSLSTTNGQGSAQLAIPVRGPKAEGTLHVEAYKRDADTWTFTTLELDVPDHPEINLLGDSPSAPPGTVPARPDLPDVEPLPDEEEMQEEPPAPDDKDVEL
- a CDS encoding electron transfer flavoprotein subunit alpha/FixB family protein; its protein translation is MSIVLIVAEQQPDGHLRKATLNAVGAGKQLADKAGAELHLVLLSKDPSKVTEELKGLGAKVVHTATAPEFEHYLAETYAPAIAELAKSLNASFVGAASTAQGKDLLPRVAARLQAAMATDVMGFGGSGADIVFQRPMWAGNVFAEVKLATPVKVFTLRATEFPAAAGGQGAAEVKTFSPKVEGGKTKFVDFKEVKSARPELTEARVVVSGGRGTKGDFKEIEALADELNAAVGASRAVCDAGWVPNDLQIGQTGKVVAPQLYIAAGISGAIQHLAGMKSSKTIVAINKDPEAPIFQVADYGLVEDLFKVLPALREAVHKAK
- a CDS encoding electron transfer flavoprotein subunit beta/FixA family protein, producing the protein MKILVTAKRVEDPESKIKVKPDGSDIVKEGLKYKINPFDEIGVEEALRLVAKHGGEVVVVSIGGKEVQEQLRHALAMGATRAVWVNHTGTLDQMGVAALLQKVADKEKPDLVVLGKQSIDDDQNQVGQYLAEYLGWGQATFASKVESLESEQEKSKSPALHVSADGKSVRVVREVDNGLATIECTLPAVVTTDLRLNLPRYASLPGIMKAKSKPIEELTPQKLGVDVTPKVQVLKMASPPARKAGIKVPDVATLVDKLRNEAKAL
- a CDS encoding acyl-CoA dehydrogenase family protein, which gives rise to MDFQLSESQRALQEMARKFAREVIRPKAAHHDETSEFPRDIIASAWENGLLNMNLPESCGGLGLAHLDQLLAYEELAWGCSGMATSITANDLANLPIVVGATEEQKKRLLTPFTEKFKLAAFCLTEPEAGSDVANMSTTAVRDGDHYVLNGSKCFITNGGHADQYTVFATVDKARKHKGITCFVVEGRPKGLTPGKHENKMGQRASDTVTLTFEDVRVPVANRIGEEGEGFRIAMETLDNSRPITAIMSVGIARAALEYSLEYSSQRRTFGKPIREHQAIQFMLADMAMNTHAARLLCHESAWLLDQGQKNTLLSSYAKCFAADMAMKVATDAVQVYGGYGYIKEYPVEKLMRDAKLIQIYEGTSQVQRLVIAKELFK